The following nucleotide sequence is from candidate division KSB1 bacterium.
TCTTGCCTGCGAGGCATTCATCCCCGGAGAAGACGCCGGTGACCTGGCCGTGGTAGCGGTCCAACATGGCGAGCATCTCAAAGGGGAAACGACGTGCTGCAGGGTCTCCGCTCAGCTGCCACCAGAGGGCCGCGGCCTTGACGGCCATGGCGGTGTTCACCACGTGTTTGGTCCATTTCCACAGGCCACGGCGCGGCGTGGGCACTGTCACATCCTCTTGCCGATACAAAGTCGGGTAGTCAAACCCCTGCTGGTGATGCAGGCGGGCAAGCTCCAGGAGCCAGGCCTCCCCTGTGTGTCGATAGGCGTAGTAGATGGGGATGAGGTTTTCGAACCAGCGGAAGCGCCCCCAGTTGTAGAGGGGGTAGGTGGTCAGGTGCTGGTGCATTGTCTTCAGACAGCGGACTACTGCCCCCAGGGCACGTTCATCCCCGGTAATCTCGTGGTACTGGACCAAAACCTTGTTCATGAGCATGAATGCCCAGAGGTCGTACTTTTGCAGTCCCCCCTCGGCAGGCGGAACAAAGGGTCCATACCAGCCATCGTCCCTCTGCCCTGCCAGGATTTGTCC
It contains:
- a CDS encoding glycoside hydrolase family 127 protein, with the protein product MMMDRRGFMNCMGAGMMATLFGSAAGASFSAAPNRVPWRAPRGKTVRPPLLTPVPLGAVRPLGWLRTQLGIQAEGLTGHLDEFWPDVAQSKWFGGDAEGWERAPYWLDGLIPLAWLLEDPRLQEKATRRVGQILAGQRDDGWYGPFVPPAEGGLQKYDLWAFMLMNKVLVQYHEITGDERALGAVVRCLKTMHQHLTTYPLYNWGRFRWFENLIPIYYAYRHTGEAWLLELARLHHQQGFDYPTLYRQEDVTVPTPRRGLWKWTKHVVNTAMAVKAAALWWQLSGDPAARRFPFEMLAMLDRYHGQVTGVFSGDECLAGK